A genome region from Diospyros lotus cultivar Yz01 unplaced genomic scaffold, ASM1463336v1 superscaf2, whole genome shotgun sequence includes the following:
- the LOC127793294 gene encoding elongation factor 2: protein MVKFTADELRRIMDYKHNIRNMSVIAHVDHGKSTLTDSLVAAAGIIAQEVAGDVRMTDTRADEAERGITIKSTGISLYYEMSSDSLKSYKGERQGNEYLINLIDSPGHVDFSSEVTAALRITDGALVVVDCVEGVCVQTETVLRQALGERIRPVLTVNKMDRCFLELQVDGEEAYQTFQRVIENANVIMATYEDPLLGDVQVYPEKGTVAFSAGLHGWAFTLTNFAKMYASKFGVDEAKMMERLWGENFFDPSTKKWTSKNTGTPTCKRGFVQFCYEPIKQIISTCMNDQKDKLWPMLKKLGVTMKADEKDLMGKALMKRVMQTWLPASSALLEMMIFHLPSPATAQKYRVENLYEGPLDDPYANAIRNCDPDGPLMLYVSKMIPASDKGRFFAFGRVFSGKVSTGLKVRIMGPNYVPGEKKDLYVKSVQRTVIWMGKKQETVEDVPCGNTVAMVGLDQFITKNATLTNEKETDAHPIRAMKFSVSPVVRVAVQCKVASDLPKLVEGLKRLAKSDPMVVCTIEESGEHIIAGAGELHLEICLKDLQDDFMGGAEIIKSDPVVSFRETVLEKSCRIVMSKSPNKHNRLYMEARPMEEGLAEAIDDGRIGPRDDPKVRAKILSEEFAWDKDLAKKIWCFGPETTGPNMVVDMCKGVQYLNEIKDSVVAGFQWASKEGALAEENMRAICFEVCDVVLHADAIHRGGGQIIPTARRVIYASQLTAKPRLLEPVYLVEIQAPEQALGGIYSVLNQKRGHVFEEMQRPGTPLYNIKAYLPVVESFGFSGTLRAATSGQAFPQCVFDHWDMMSSDPLESGSQAANLVADIRKRKGLKEQMTPLSEFEDKL, encoded by the exons ATG GTGAAGTTTACAGCTGACGAGCTCCGTAGGATTATGGACTACAAACATAACATTCGTAACATGTCTGTTATTGCTCATGTCGATCATG GGAAGTCCACGCTCACCGATTCCCTTGTAGCTGCTGCTGGTATCATTGCTCAAGAAGTTGCTGGTGATGTCCGCATGACAGATACCCGTGCTGATGAAGCTGAACGTGGTATCACTATCAAGTCTACCGGTATCTCACTGTATTATGAGATGTCTTCTGATTCATTGAAGAGCTACAAGGGAGAGCGCCAAGGGAATGAGTACCTTATCAATCTGATTGATTCCCCTGGGCACGTTGACTTTTCATCTGAGGTCACAGCTGCTCTCCGCATTACTGATGGTGCACTTGTGGTGGTTGACTGTGTTGAGGGTGTATGTGTCCAGACAGAAACTGTGCTCCGGCAGGCTTTAGGTGAAAGGATCCGACCTGTATTGACCGTTAACAAGATGGACAGGTGCTTCCTTGAGCTCCAAGTTGATGGAGAGGAGGCTTACCAAACATTCCAGAGAGTTATTGAGAATGCAAATGTTATTATGGCCACATATGAGGATCCCTTACTCGGAGATGTTCAGGTGTACCCTGAGAAAGGAACAGTTGCTTTCTCTGCTGGGTTGCATGGCTGGGCTTTCACTCTGACCAATTTTGCCAAGATGTATGCTTCCAAATTTGGCGTTGACGAGGCCAAGATGATGGAACGTCTCTGGGGTGAAAATTTCTTTGATCCTAGCACCAAAAAGTGGACCAGCAAGAATACTGGCACCCCTACTTGCAAGCGTGGCTTTGTTCAGTTTTGCTATGAACCCATTAAGCAGATCATCAGTACTTGCATGAATGATCAGAAAGATAAGCTGTGGCCAATGTTGAAGAAGCTTGGAGTAACCATGAAGGCCGATGAGAAGGATTTGATGGGGAAGGCCTTGATGAAGCGTGTGATGCAGACATGGCTTCCTGCAAGCAGTGCACTACTGGAAATGATGATCTTCCATCTCCCATCCCCTGCCACAGCTCAAAAATACCGTGTTGAGAACTTGTACGAGGGACCCCTTGATGATCCTTATGCTAACGCCATTAGGAATTGCGATCCTGATGGTCCTCTTATGCTCTATGTGTCCAAGATGATTCCTGCATCAGACAAGGGAAGGTTTTTTGCCTTTGGTCGTGTGTTCTCTGGAAAAGTCTCAACTGGCCTGAAAGTTAGAATCATGGGTCCCAACTATGTTCCAGGAGAGAAAAAGGACTTGTACGTTAAGAGTGTACAGAGGACTGTCATCTGGATGGGAAAGAAACAGGAAACAGTCGAGGATGTGCCATGTGGCAATACAGTTGCCATGGTTGGTTTGGATCAATTTATTACTAAGAATGCTACCTTGACAAATGAGAAGGAAACTGATGCCCACCCAATCCGTGCAATGAAATTCTCAGTCTCACCCGTTGTTCGTGTAGCTGTGCAGTGCAAGGTCGCCTCTGACCTTCCCAAGCTGGTTGAAGGTCTGAAGCGTCTTGCTAAGTCTGATCCTATGGTTGTCTGTACCATTGAGGAGTCTGGGGAGCACATCATTGCTGGTGCTGGAGAGCTGCACCTTGAGATCTGCTTGAAGGATCTGCAGGACGATTTCATGGGTGGTGCTGAAATTATAAAGTCAGATCCTGTTGTGTCATTCCGTGAGACAGTCCTTGAGAAGTCATGCCGGATTGTGATGAGCAAGTCACCTAACAAGCACAACCGTCTGTACATGGAAGCTAGGCCCATGGAAGAGGGACTTGCTGAGGCCATTGATGACGGGCGCATTGGTCCAAGGGATGATCCCAAGGTTCGAGCTAAAATCTTGTCTGAAGAGTTTGCGTGGGACAAGGACCTTGCAAAGAAGATATGGTGTTTTGGCCCAGAAACCACTGGCCCTAATATGGTGGTTGATATGTGTAAGGGAGTCCAGTACCTCAATGAAATCAAAGATTCAGTTGTTGCTGGGTTCCAGTGGGCATCGAAAGAAGGTGCACTGGCAGAAGAAAACATGAGGGCCATTTGCTTCGAAGTTTGTGATGTGGTTTTGCATGCTGATGCTATTCACAGAGGTGGCGGCCAAATTATTCCAACTGCTAGGAGGGTTATTTATGCTTCCCAGCTGACTGCCAAACCGCGTCTTCTGGAGCCCGTTTACTTGGTTGAGATCCAAGCACCAGAGCAAGCTCTTGGCGGGATCTACAGTGTACTGAATCAGAAACGTGGTCATGTGTTCGAGGAGATGCAGAGGCCGGGTACTCCTCTCTACAACATCAAGGCATACCTCCCCGTTGTTGAATCGTTTGGATTCTCAGGCACTTTGAGAGCGGCGACTTCAGGACAGGCCTTCCCCCAGTGCGTGTTTGATCATTGGGATATGATGTCTTCCGATCCGTTGGAGTCTGGATCACAGGCAGCAAATCTTGTAGCTGATATTCGTAAAAGAAAAGGTTTGAAGGAACAGATGACACCCCTCTCCGAGTTCGAGGACAAGCTGTAA